AGGATgcccaggggcagggcagggcagggggtagGGGCCGGGACTCCCCTCGGAGGAAGTGCCTGCCTGCGATCAGGGCCTGGGGGTCGCTCAGAGCTTGGCACTGGGGACGGTGTCCATGGAGCGGGGCCGCCGCGGGAAGGCCAGAGCCGGAGGGGCTCTGGCGGGAGCGTGGGCTGTGTCCGAGGTGGGCCCTGCGGTCAGGCCGTGAACCTGGGTCTGGCCCAGGTCAGCCCCTGGGGCCAGTGCAGGCGACAGCCTGCTCTCCTCCCGTCTGTTCCCCCAGGACCCCCGGCACGGGCTCCCAGAGGCCCTGCCCGCCTCGTGGTCACCCGTGGTTGGAAGTGCTCTGACCTCGTCCTGCCCCAGCCGCGCCCCTGGCTCCCCGGTCCCCCACCCGCTGGTCTGCTTTCCTGTTTTTCCCTTTGAACAAAACTTGCGGAAACAGATGTGGTGGCAGGGCCAGTGGGCCTGTGACCCAGCCCTGCGACTGGCCAGGGCCACCCCAGGCCTCCGCAGCTCCGAGCTGCGCCTGCCGCAGCGCCTTCCGGGGCGGCCGGCCGAGGGAGTTGGCCAGAGAAGCAGGAGGGGAGGACCCTGCCTCTCCTGGAGGAACCATAAAAACAGCTGCCTGAGCTGAGCCTGGAGGCCTTGCCCCGTCCTCAGGGCAGAGCCGCCGGCCCCATTTCTGGGCCCCAGCCTCCAGGTTATGAGAAACCCAGGGCTGACCAGGACTGGAGCCGCCCCACTGACCCACGGGTGGCGGGATGTGTGACCAGTGCTGGCAGAGGCCCTGCTCCAGGGCAGGCTGGTCTGAAGCCCCCTTGCTCTCCCAGGCCCTCTTCTCTAGGGCTCAGCTGCCCCGGTCAGGGTGTCTGAGCTCTTGCACGGGGCAGCGCCTGGTAGCCCTGGCCCATCAGCTGACCGCCGCTGGGCAGCAGCCATCGAGGCCGTGATTTGCCAGGacgggggtggggaaggaagctGATGCTTCTGCAGTCGCGGCTTGGGGGCTGGATGGGAGACAGTGCTCCCCAGTTCCTACAGGGCTCTGGGTCCCCCCCACCCTATGATTCCACTCGTCAGCCGGGGAGACCTGGCCAAGGGACCAAGCCCTCCAGAGAAGCAGTTCCTGGCCCACCCCACGCTCGTGGGACGAAGCCTCTGGCTGAGTATCTTAGTTATCTCTTCTCCATTATGGTAAATTGCACATCGCGTGAATTtagcatcttaaccattttttaagtgCACCATTCAAGGGCATTAAACACATCCCCGTTGTTGAGCCACCACCACCAGCTGTCTCTAGAACTcgtttcatcttcccaaactcaaGCACTCAAGCTCTGTCCCCTTCAAACACTCGCTCGCCATCCTGGGCAGGCCCCCCCTTTCTCCCCACTGCTCCCCGTTGTCCCCACCCTTCTTGTGTCTGTGGATCTGAGTCCTCTAGGTTGTTGGATGGGTGGAGTCACACAAGATCTGTCTTGTGTCTGGCTCATTTCACTGGACATGATGTCCTGCTGGGTCATCCATGCCGTAGCCTGGGTCAgagttctttgccttttcatggcTGAACACCGTTCTCTCCTGTGGATGGGCCGTATCTGGCTTGCCCGCTCCTTCGTCAGTGGGTCCGCGGGTTGTCTACCCTTTGGCTGCTGTGATGGGGGGTGTGCGAGGCTGGGTCCTGTAAAAGCTCACAGGGTGGCCGCTCCTCCGAGCCCTGTGCTCCTTGCCGGCCCTGGTCCAGCCTGAAGTCTTCCCCAGTGGGAGGAACCGTGTGCAGGGTGCCGGGCCAGGGTGAGGGGCCCGGGGTGGGGGAGCGCCTCTCCAGGCTGACCTTGTACAGAGGTTACATGTCATTATGAAATGAGGgcaggacaggaggaaaagattGTTTCAAATCTCTTTATTCAGCAAAATAAAGAGTTGTCTACCCTAAATCCTCctcatttggaatttatttttccctGCCTGTGAGATTTCAAGGTCTGGGAGACACCAGGTCCCTGCCTTGCACCTGGAGTGGGTGCGCGCGGAGTGGGAGGGAGACACTGACTGGGGCGGGGCTTGGGGGGGGGTTGGGGTCTAGGAGGCGGGGCTGGGGTCTAGGAGGCGGGGCTTGGGCCTAGGAGGCGGGGCTTGGGTGGCTGGGGTCTAGGAGGCGGGGCTTGGGGGGGCTGAGGTCTAGGAGGCGGGGCTTGGGGAGCTGGGGTCTAGGAGGCGGGGCTGGGGTCTAGGAGGCGGGGTCTGCGCACCTAGAATGCTGTGCTTCTTCACGCCCCTCCCCCGCAGGGCCGGCTCCCAGGCCTGAGGGTCAAGTATGTCTTCCTGGTGTGGCTGGGCGTCCTCGCAGGCAGCTGGCTGGCCTACGTGCACTACTCGTCCTACGCGGAGCTCTGCCGCGGCCATGTCTGCAGAGTGGTCATCGTAAGTGTCGCCCGGGGCCGTCTGTGGGCTCCGGCCGCCCCCAGCCAGCGCTCCTGCGGTGGGCAGCCTAGAAACGGGGCTTGAGGCCCGCCCAGTGGATTCTAGGAGGGTCCGGCTGCGTCCTGCGGGGCTGTCCCTGCAGGccgtggcggggggcgggggggtgggggagggtggtggggagcCCGGGAGGAACGGGTGCCCCATGGAGCACAGGCGGGCGGCTGGGGGTGGACAGACGGATGGGTAGACAGGGCCAGCTGTAGACGTGTCCGGGGGGGCCAGGGGTCCAGCAAAGGAGGCTGCAGGGCGTGGTCTTCGGGGCCTGGGGGTGGAGACGCGCTAAGTCACCACTATGGCTGGTAGAGCAAAGCTGTGCACGTGTGTGAGGGCGCTTGTGAACCTGTGTGCGCTTGTCCACGGGAGTGCATGTGTGCCCGTGAGCCGTGCTGCACTGGCCCACGGCTCCTGCTGAAGGGCCCTGTGACTGGTGGAGGGGGAGGCGACGCCAGCCGAAGGAGCCCTGGTAACCCTCAGATGCTGATTCCGCCAGCCTCCCCGGGCAGTGGGGAGCCCTCAGCGGGCTAACGGGGTCTGAGGCATCCATGCCTGGGGGGACCCACCCCAGTGGAGCTCCTGGGGTCCTGAAGTGGGGGCAGTGGGAGACGCCTGGCCTCGAACCTGTCTCCTGGGGGGGCCTGGGGTCTCTGCTCCTCTGCAGGGTGAGGGGTGCTCTTCCTGGGGGGACTGTGTGGCACTGTGGAAGGGCTCAGCAGGCTTGTTCTGCCCAGGGTCCCGTGGGGGCCAAACTTGGGACAGTCCGGAGGTGGTCATGGAGGGGTCCAGAGCCCACGTGACAGGACTTGCGAGGGGCCCATCAATCGTAGATCGTTGGCTGGAGGCAGGCCAACACGGGCACAAGGGTGCGGCACCCAGCTGGGAGGGGCCTTGTTTCTTCCAGAAATGCTCGCTGGGGCCCTCCAGGAGTCAGACCTGAGGTGGGCGCCAGACACACGGCTCTGCccccagcctggtgggctggggaCGCGCAGGGGCAGGTGTGCATGTAGAGGGAGCCTGGCCTCTGGGCAGGGGTGGCGAGGGGTACTGCTTGGGGACCTCTTGCACCAGGCGAGGTCCCGGGCTGCCGGGTGGGTGGAGGGGTCTCTTGGGGCAGCAAGGCCTGGGAGGACACGGGGTCTGGCCAGTGGGGTGCAGTGAGCAGCTGCTCAGAGCTGGTGGGTGTTTCTGAGCACTTCTGTGTGCCCACAGCAGCGCCCCCAACATGCAGAGGACTGAGGGGCCCGGGGGGAGCACACAAGGAACGTGCCCCCCCAACCAGAGGATCTGCAGCTTCCGTCTTCCCAGAGTGCCCTGGCCTTCCCGCCAGCGCCAGAGTGGTCTCCCCGGCTGCTGGGCCGCGGGGATACCCCCTCCTTTCCCAAGAAGACCTGGCCACCTCACGGGGGTATCAGCCGTCTCCGAGAGATTCCAcagcttgtccaaggtcacccagggtgtgtgtgttggggggaaggCAGGACCGGGGTCACGGACCAGGTACCCATGGACTCCAGGGTGCTCAACCGGGTCCCCATGTCAGCCCGGTTTGTAGACAGGAGAcgggctgggaggggaggggtctTGCCCCGCCTGAGGCTGACGGCCAAACTGCCCACCTCAGCTTCGGTGgaagcccctccccaccctggtgGGCAGCGTGGCCGGCAGGCCCCGACCCTGGCCCAGCCTGGCTGCCCGCAATGGCAGACCCCCCACGAAGGGCCTTGTGGCTCCGGGGGGCCCTGAGGGGGTCAGAGCGGACCACTGCAGTGGACGGGCTCCCCTTTTCTGTCCTGATGAACGGCTGTCGGGCTCTGAAGCCGCAGCACAGAAGCCTCCTGCCCAGTACCGTAGGTGAGTCCAGGGCCTTGGCGTTCAGGAGGCCCTGCCTCCCCGCCCCGGCACGCTCCCTTCCTGCAGGCCTGCTCCGCCAAGGGCCTGGGCACCATGGCAACAGTGATGCACATCCAGGAGTTCACCCATGCTCCAGACGCCACAAATCCCCCCGCCTCCCCACCTAGGGACCGCCCTGGGAAGGGCCTCACCTTCCGGCTCGGCTCAGCCCACACCCCCAGGACTCAGGGGGCTGCAAGGCCCTGTCTGGAGCCAGGAAGGGCCTGGTGGGGGCAGCGGCTCCTGCGGAGTTCGACCTGATTAGAGCTGCAAGCCTCTCCCTGTGGGTCTGGCTAATGAGGCGCTGCAGGCAGGCAGAGGGAGCCCTCGCTTCCCCAGGCCACTTCCTGCATCTCCCTGCTCTCCTCAGTGTGACCAGTACCGCAAGGGCATCATCTCAGGCTCCATCTGCCAGGACCTGTGCAACCTGCAGCAGGTGGAGTGGAGGACCTGCCTCTCCTCTGTGCCAGGCCAACAGGTAGGCCCGGCCGGGCTCAGCCCCTGGGGACCTGCCGCCCGCGGTGCACCCTGAGGGGGCCGTGTACACAGCGGGTCCCTGTGGTTCCGCAGGTGTACAGCGGGCTCTGGCAGGGCAAGGAGGTGACCATCAAGTGTGGCCTGGAGGAGAGCCTGAGCTGGAAGGCCGGGGCCGATGTGGCCCCCCGGCGGGAACTGGTGCTGTTTGACAAGCCCACTCGGGGCACCTCGATTAAGGAGTTCCGGGAGATGACCCTCAGCTTTCTCAAGGTCAGTTGGCtctcctgggggcgggggcgtGTCAAGTTCACGCCCAAGAACATGTGCACAGGGCAGGCAGCAAGCTGAATGGGGGGGTGCCACATGGGCCAGGGGATATCTGGCTAGCCCGCGGGCTCCAAGCAGACCCCACAGGCACGAGGCTCAGGGAGCACCCACAGGCATGAGAACGCGCCCAGGGccggagggcagggggcaggggggagggcaTCCGTGGGGAGGAGGCCAGGGAGGAGGTGGGACccgggggtgggtggggcagaTGAGGGGTGAGCGACCCTCGCAGCACTCCCACCTTTGTGCGGGAAGTCCCCAGCGCTCGGAGAGAGACGCAGGTGGGCTTTCCAGGAGTGGTGAGGGGGCCTCCCCAGCGCCTTGCTGCCTGCTTCATCCTGGGGGCTGGAGGCCGGGCTCCCCCATCGGGCCGATGCGTGGCGTCAGGTGCCAAACCTGTAGCTGTGCGCCCACATCCCGCCTCCCCTCTCTCCTGGTCCCGAACCTCAGGCTAATCTGGGAGACCTTCCCTCGCTGCCCGCGCTGGTCGGCCAGGTCCTGCTCATGGCCGACTTCAACAAGGACAGCAGGGTGTCACTGGCCGAGGCCAGGTCACTGTGGGCGCTGCTGCAACGCAAcgagttcctgctgctgctgtcccTGCAGGGGAGGGGGCACGCCGCGCCGCTGCTGGGCCACTGCGGGGACCTGTACGTCACGGAGGGCGTCCCGCGCGGCTCGGGGCCCGCGGCCGCCCTCCCGGCCCTGCTGCGGCCGCTGCTGCCGCCTGCCCTGCACGGGGCCCTGCAGCAGTGGCTGGGGCCCGCCTGGCCCTGGCGCGCCAAGATCGCCATCGGCCTGCTGGAGTTTGTGGAGGAGCTCTTCCACGGCGCCTACGGGACCTTCTACATGTGCGAGACCACGCTGGCCAACGTGGGCTACACGGCCAAGTACGACTTCAGGATGGCTGACCTGCAGCAGGTGGCGCCCGAGGCCGCGGTGCGCCGCTTCCTGCGGGGCCGCCACTGCGAGCACAGCGCGGACTGCACCTACGGGCGCGACTGCCGGGCGCCCTGCGACACGCTCCTGCGCCAGTGCAAGGGCGACCTGGTGCAGCCCAACCTGGCCAAGGTGTGCGAGCTGCTGCGGGACTACCTGCTGCCCGGCGCCCCCGCCGGCCTGCGCGCCGAGCTGGGCAGGCAGCTGCGCACCTGCACCACGCTGAGCGGGCTGGCCAGCCAGGTGGAGGCCCACCACTCGCTGGTGCTCAGCCACCTCAAGACCCTACTCTGGAAGGAGATCTCCAACACCAAGTACACCTGAGGGCTTCGGGCCCCCGCCCCGTCCTGTACAGGCCGGCAGGCGGGCAGGGACGCCGGCTCAGGCCCACCAGCCACGCCTGCCCCCGGGCCTCTCCCCGCCTCCCACAGCACGAGGCTCTCTGCCACCAGAGCGTGGCGGCCACGCGGTTCCTGCCCctgcaccaccaccacctccccaccccgccccgggtTTTCTGGGCTCCCGACAGGACAGTGAAGCTggcaggagagagggaaagactcAGAGCCCAAGCACCAAGGGCTGGCCCTGGGACCTGCCCAGGCCGAGGTTTTGTTACTTTGGAGAACTATGTGTAAATAAAGCTTTTCTGTGaattactgttcagtcactaagtcgtgttcaactctgcggCCTCGTGGACcgcatgcagcacgccaggcttccctgtccttcaccatctccctgagtttgctcagactcatgtcggtgaagccatccatctcagcctctgtcgtccccttctcctcccaccttcaatcttccccagcatcagggccttttctcaCAAGTTGGCTCTTAGAATCAAGTGGCCgaagcttcagtccttccaacgaatattcagggttgctttctgTTTACAATGACTGGCTTGAAagctcagcctttatggtccaactcacatccgtacaagactgctggaaaaaccatagctttcattatatggacctttgtcagcaaagtgatgtctttgctttttaatacactgagtTTGTcacggcttttcttccaaggagcgtctttaatttcatggctaccatCCCTGTCcccagcgattttggagcccaagaaaatcatgtcattgtttccctatttgccatgaagtgctgggacagGATGCGATCATCTTAGTTCtgtcaagccagcttttccagaGTACCCCCACCCCACTCAGCCTGGAGTCTACTGCAGGGaacggggaaggggagggggcagccACAGGGGCCCATGCCACCCCTGGACCCACATCCTGGCAGCTGGCTGTTTGGGGTTGACTGGGGCCAAGGGCAAGGGTGACCAGCCCTGACCTGGGCCACATGTGGACGGGGACGTAAGCAGGGGCGCACGCAATTACGGGAGAACTTCAGGTTTCATTGACTTCAAAAAGCTACCATTGTCCAGGAAAAGAGCCCAGGACCCTGACCCCTCACACCCTCAGCTCCTGTTGGGGCCCTGGCtgatcagacagagaaaggcaagtcAAGGTAGTTTATTCAAGATGCATTTATTCTTTATAGTTTTGCCAACATGGGGACATGCTCCTTCACCAAGACAGGAGATCTTTCCACTCACTGTCGCAACCTGTGCTGAAAACACGGGTCCAAAGGTTTCAGCTGTGAGACACTCGTTCTCAGGACTAATTTGTAAACCTCATCGACATTCTCTCCTTGGGTTGGGGGATAATCCAGAGACAGCTCAGGCCTGTGGGGTGGGCCTGCACACAAGATCCCGCACCTCCCGGCTGGAAGACTTCAGGCCCATGCCACCATGCCCTGGGGTGCC
This window of the Bubalus bubalis isolate 160015118507 breed Murrah chromosome 12, NDDB_SH_1, whole genome shotgun sequence genome carries:
- the DIPK1B gene encoding divergent protein kinase domain 1B isoform X2; translation: MKSRSDDKHVAEMQCVREQSNAHRIKAPPRTDPKTPDSSGQQSGRLPGLRVKYVFLVWLGVLAGSWLAYVHYSSYAELCRGHVCRVVICDQYRKGIISGSICQDLCNLQQVEWRTCLSSVPGQQVYSGLWQGKEVTIKCGLEESLSWKAGADVAPRRELVLFDKPTRGTSIKEFREMTLSFLKANLGDLPSLPALVGQVLLMADFNKDSRVSLAEARSLWALLQRNEFLLLLSLQGRGHAAPLLGHCGDLYVTEGVPRGSGPAAALPALLRPLLPPALHGALQQWLGPAWPWRAKIAIGLLEFVEELFHGAYGTFYMCETTLANVGYTAKYDFRMADLQQVAPEAAVRRFLRGRHCEHSADCTYGRDCRAPCDTLLRQCKGDLVQPNLAKVCELLRDYLLPGAPAGLRAELGRQLRTCTTLSGLASQVEAHHSLVLSHLKTLLWKEISNTKYT
- the DIPK1B gene encoding divergent protein kinase domain 1B isoform X3 → MRRLRRLAHLVLFCPFSKGLQGRLPGLRVKYVFLVWLGVLAGSWLAYVHYSSYAELCRGHVCRVVICDQYRKGIISGSICQDLCNLQQVEWRTCLSSVPGQQVYSGLWQGKEVTIKCGLEESLSWKAGADVAPRRELVLFDKPTRGTSIKEFREMTLSFLKANLGDLPSLPALVGQVLLMADFNKDSRVSLAEARSLWALLQRNEFLLLLSLQGRGHAAPLLGHCGDLYVTEGVPRGSGPAAALPALLRPLLPPALHGALQQWLGPAWPWRAKIAIGLLEFVEELFHGAYGTFYMCETTLANVGYTAKYDFRMADLQQVAPEAAVRRFLRGRHCEHSADCTYGRDCRAPCDTLLRQCKGDLVQPNLAKVCELLRDYLLPGAPAGLRAELGRQLRTCTTLSGLASQVEAHHSLVLSHLKTLLWKEISNTKYT
- the DIPK1B gene encoding divergent protein kinase domain 1B isoform X1, whose protein sequence is MLAGALQESDLRWAPDTRLCPQPGGLGTRRGSSAPNMQRTEGPGGSTQGTCPPNQRICSFRLPRVPWPSRQRQSGLPGCWAAGIPPPFPRRPGHLTGVSAVSERFHSLSKCDQYRKGIISGSICQDLCNLQQVEWRTCLSSVPGQQVYSGLWQGKEVTIKCGLEESLSWKAGADVAPRRELVLFDKPTRGTSIKEFREMTLSFLKANLGDLPSLPALVGQVLLMADFNKDSRVSLAEARSLWALLQRNEFLLLLSLQGRGHAAPLLGHCGDLYVTEGVPRGSGPAAALPALLRPLLPPALHGALQQWLGPAWPWRAKIAIGLLEFVEELFHGAYGTFYMCETTLANVGYTAKYDFRMADLQQVAPEAAVRRFLRGRHCEHSADCTYGRDCRAPCDTLLRQCKGDLVQPNLAKVCELLRDYLLPGAPAGLRAELGRQLRTCTTLSGLASQVEAHHSLVLSHLKTLLWKEISNTKYT